A region of Arabidopsis thaliana chromosome 5, partial sequence DNA encodes the following proteins:
- the ACBP5 gene encoding acyl-CoA binding protein 5: MAHMVRASSGLSYPERFYAAASYVGLDGSQSSVKQLSSKFSNDTSLLLYTLHQQATLGPCSIPKPSAWNPVEQSKWKSWQGLGTMPSIEAMRLFVKILEEADPGWYPRTSNSVLDPAVHVQINSTKAEPSFESGASFGETKTITSEDGRLTETQDKDVVLEDPDTVSVYNQWTAPRTSGQPPKARYQHGAAVIQDKMYMYGGNHNGRYLGDLHVLDLKNWTWSRVETKVVTGSQETSSPAKLTHCAGHSLIPWDNQLLSIGGHTKDPSESMPVMVFDLHCCSWSILKTYGKPPISRGGQSVTLVGKSLVIFGGQDAKRSLLNDLHILDLDTMTWEEIDAVGSPPTPRSDHAAAVHAERYLLIFGGGSHATCFDDLHVLDLQTMEWSRHTQQGDAPTPRAGHAGVTIGENWYIVGGGDNKSGASKTVVLNMSTLAWSVVTSVQEHVPLASEGLSLVVSSYNGEDIVVAFGGYNGHYNNEVNVLKPSHKSSLKSKIMGASAVPDSFSAVNNATTRDIESEIKVSQEGKVREIVMDNVNSRLKVEGKADRIITTLKSEKEEVEASLNKEKIQTLQLKEELAEIDTRNTELYKELQSVRNQLAAEQSRCFKLEVEVAELRQKLQTMETLQKELELLQRQRAVASEQAATMNAKRQSSGGVWGWLAGTPPPKT, encoded by the exons ATGGCTCACATGGTGAGAGCGAGCTCTGGCCTTTCTTACCCGGAGAGATTCTACGCCGCCGCATCGTACGTCGGCCTCGACGGATCTCAATCGTCGGTCAAACAACTCAGCTCCAAATTCTCCAACGATACCTCTTTGCTTCTCTACACGTTGCACCAGCAG GCTACTCTAGGACCTTGTAGTATTCCAAAACCGAGTGCGTGGAATCCAGTAGAGCAAAGCAAATGGAAAAG TTGGCAGGGGCTTGGAACCATGCCCTCCATTGAGGCAATGCGTCTATTTGTGAAAATCTTGGAG GAAGCAGATCCTGGTTGGTATCCAAGGACATCTAACTCTGTTCTTGACCCTGCTGTACATGTCCAAATCAAT AGCACAAAGGCTGAGCCTAGTTTTGAGAGTGGAGCTTCATTTGGTGAGACAAAGACGATTACTTCTGAGGATGGGCGCTTGACAGAAACGCAAGATAAAGATGTAGTTTTGGAAGACCCAGATACTGTTTCTGTGTATAATCAGTGGACTGCACCACGAACATCAGGTCAGCCACCAAAAGCCCGATATCAg CATGGAGCAGCGGTTATTCAAGATAAGATGTATATGTATGGTGGAAACCACAACGGCCGTTATCTAGGTGATCTTCAT GTTCTGGATTTAAAAAACTGGACTTGGTCAAGAGTTGAAACCAAGGTTGTGACTGGATCACAGGAAACATCATCTCCAGCAAAACTAACTCACTGTGCTGGTCATTCTTTG ATACCATGGGATAACCAGCTTTTGTCTATCGGTGGTCATACAAAAGATCCTTCAGAATCCATGCCAG TGATGGTCTTTGATCTACATTGCTGTTCATGGTCAATCTTAAAGACATACGGGAAGCCACCG ATTTCGCGTGGAGGTCAGTCAGTGACCCTTGTGGGAAAAAGCTTGGTGATATTTGGTGGCCAGGATGCAAAGAGATCGCTTCTGAACGATTTGCATATACTTGATTTAGATACCATGACCTGGGAGGAAATTGATGCCGT GGGTTCTCCTCCAACTCCAAGGTCTGATCATGCTGCTGCAGTGCACGCTGAGCGTTACCTTCTAATCTTTGGTGGAGGATCACATGCAACTTGTTTTGATGATCTGCACGTCCTTGATCTGCAAACT ATGGAATGGTCAAGACATACACAACAAGGTGACGCACCAACTCCACGTGCTGGACACGCTGGTGTGACGATTGGGGAAAATTGGTATATTGTTGGTGGTGGAGATAACAAAAGCG GGGCATCTAAGACTGTTGTATTAAATATGTCAACTCTTGCATGGTCAGTTGTCACTTCAGTCCAAGAACATGTACCTCTCGCTAGTGAG GGATTGAGTTTAGTTGTGAGCTCATACAATGGAGAAGACATAGTGGTTGCTTTTGGTGGATACAACGGACATTACAACAATGAA GTGAATGTTCTTAAACCAAGCCACAAATCAAGCTTGAAATCCAAGATTATGGGAGCTTCTGCTGTGCCAGATAGTTTTTCCGCTGTTAATAACGCCACGACTAGAGATATTGAGTCTGAGATCAAGGTGAGCCAAGAAGGCAAAGTAAGGGAAATTGTCATGGATAATGTTAACTCCAGATTAAAG GTTGAAGGAAAAGCCGACCGCATTATCACAACCCTTAAAtccgaaaaagaagaagtggagGCATCACTCAACAAGGAAAAGATACAAACTCTCCAACTAAAGGAAGAGTTAGCAGAGATAGACACACGAAATACAGAGTTATACAAG GAACTTCAATCTGTGCGGAACCAACTTGCAGCGGAACAATCAAGGTGTTTCAAACTAGAG GTTGAAGTTGCAGAGCTAAGACAAAAGCTTCAGACAATGGAAACACTTCAAAAGGAACTCGAACTCCTCCAACGTCAAAGAGCCGTTGCGTCTGAACAAGCCGCCACCATGAACGCCAAACGACAAAGCTCTGGTGGCGTCTGGGGTTGGCTCGCTGGAACTCCTCCGCCTAAAACATGA
- the ACBP5 gene encoding acyl-CoA binding protein 5 (acyl-CoA binding protein 5 (ACBP5); FUNCTIONS IN: acyl-CoA binding; INVOLVED IN: lipid transport; LOCATED IN: cytosol; EXPRESSED IN: 26 plant structures; EXPRESSED DURING: 13 growth stages; CONTAINS InterPro DOMAIN/s: Galactose oxidase/kelch, beta-propeller (InterPro:IPR011043), Kelch repeat type 2 (InterPro:IPR011498), Acyl-CoA-binding protein, ACBP (InterPro:IPR000582), Kelch-type beta propeller (InterPro:IPR015915), FERM/acyl-CoA-binding protein, 3-helical bundle (InterPro:IPR014352); BEST Arabidopsis thaliana protein match is: acyl-CoA binding protein 4 (TAIR:AT3G05420.1); Has 30201 Blast hits to 17322 proteins in 780 species: Archae - 12; Bacteria - 1396; Metazoa - 17338; Fungi - 3422; Plants - 5037; Viruses - 0; Other Eukaryotes - 2996 (source: NCBI BLink).) — protein sequence MAHMVRASSGLSYPERFYAAASYVGLDGSQSSVKQLSSKFSNDTSLLLYTLHQQATLGPCSIPKPSAWNPVEQSKWKSWQGLGTMPSIEAMRLFVKILEEADPGWYPRTSNSVLDPAVHVQINSTKAEPSFESGASFGETKTITSEDGRLTETQDKDVVLEDPDTVSVYNQWTAPRTSGQPPKARYQHGAAVIQDKMYMYGGNHNGRYLGDLHVLDLKNWTWSRVETKVVTGSQETSSPAKLTHCAGHSLIPWDNQLLSIGGHTKDPSESMPVMVFDLHCCSWSILKTYGKPPISRGGQSVTLVGKSLVIFGGQDAKRSLLNDLHILDLDTMTWEEIDAVGSPPTPRSDHAAAVHAERYLLIFGGGSHATCFDDLHVLDLQTMEWSRHTQQGDAPTPRAGHAGVTIGENWYIVGGGDNKSGASKTVVLNMSTLAWSVVTSVQEHVPLASEGLSLVVSSYNGEDIVVAFGGYNGHYNNEVNVLKPSHKSSLKSKIMGASAVPDSFSAVNNATTRDIESEIKVEGKADRIITTLKSEKEEVEASLNKEKIQTLQLKEELAEIDTRNTELYKELQSVRNQLAAEQSRCFKLEVEVAELRQKLQTMETLQKELELLQRQRAVASEQAATMNAKRQSSGGVWGWLAGTPPPKT from the exons ATGGCTCACATGGTGAGAGCGAGCTCTGGCCTTTCTTACCCGGAGAGATTCTACGCCGCCGCATCGTACGTCGGCCTCGACGGATCTCAATCGTCGGTCAAACAACTCAGCTCCAAATTCTCCAACGATACCTCTTTGCTTCTCTACACGTTGCACCAGCAG GCTACTCTAGGACCTTGTAGTATTCCAAAACCGAGTGCGTGGAATCCAGTAGAGCAAAGCAAATGGAAAAG TTGGCAGGGGCTTGGAACCATGCCCTCCATTGAGGCAATGCGTCTATTTGTGAAAATCTTGGAG GAAGCAGATCCTGGTTGGTATCCAAGGACATCTAACTCTGTTCTTGACCCTGCTGTACATGTCCAAATCAAT AGCACAAAGGCTGAGCCTAGTTTTGAGAGTGGAGCTTCATTTGGTGAGACAAAGACGATTACTTCTGAGGATGGGCGCTTGACAGAAACGCAAGATAAAGATGTAGTTTTGGAAGACCCAGATACTGTTTCTGTGTATAATCAGTGGACTGCACCACGAACATCAGGTCAGCCACCAAAAGCCCGATATCAg CATGGAGCAGCGGTTATTCAAGATAAGATGTATATGTATGGTGGAAACCACAACGGCCGTTATCTAGGTGATCTTCAT GTTCTGGATTTAAAAAACTGGACTTGGTCAAGAGTTGAAACCAAGGTTGTGACTGGATCACAGGAAACATCATCTCCAGCAAAACTAACTCACTGTGCTGGTCATTCTTTG ATACCATGGGATAACCAGCTTTTGTCTATCGGTGGTCATACAAAAGATCCTTCAGAATCCATGCCAG TGATGGTCTTTGATCTACATTGCTGTTCATGGTCAATCTTAAAGACATACGGGAAGCCACCG ATTTCGCGTGGAGGTCAGTCAGTGACCCTTGTGGGAAAAAGCTTGGTGATATTTGGTGGCCAGGATGCAAAGAGATCGCTTCTGAACGATTTGCATATACTTGATTTAGATACCATGACCTGGGAGGAAATTGATGCCGT GGGTTCTCCTCCAACTCCAAGGTCTGATCATGCTGCTGCAGTGCACGCTGAGCGTTACCTTCTAATCTTTGGTGGAGGATCACATGCAACTTGTTTTGATGATCTGCACGTCCTTGATCTGCAAACT ATGGAATGGTCAAGACATACACAACAAGGTGACGCACCAACTCCACGTGCTGGACACGCTGGTGTGACGATTGGGGAAAATTGGTATATTGTTGGTGGTGGAGATAACAAAAGCG GGGCATCTAAGACTGTTGTATTAAATATGTCAACTCTTGCATGGTCAGTTGTCACTTCAGTCCAAGAACATGTACCTCTCGCTAGTGAG GGATTGAGTTTAGTTGTGAGCTCATACAATGGAGAAGACATAGTGGTTGCTTTTGGTGGATACAACGGACATTACAACAATGAA GTGAATGTTCTTAAACCAAGCCACAAATCAAGCTTGAAATCCAAGATTATGGGAGCTTCTGCTGTGCCAGATAGTTTTTCCGCTGTTAATAACGCCACGACTAGAGATATTGAGTCTGAGATCAAG GTTGAAGGAAAAGCCGACCGCATTATCACAACCCTTAAAtccgaaaaagaagaagtggagGCATCACTCAACAAGGAAAAGATACAAACTCTCCAACTAAAGGAAGAGTTAGCAGAGATAGACACACGAAATACAGAGTTATACAAG GAACTTCAATCTGTGCGGAACCAACTTGCAGCGGAACAATCAAGGTGTTTCAAACTAGAG GTTGAAGTTGCAGAGCTAAGACAAAAGCTTCAGACAATGGAAACACTTCAAAAGGAACTCGAACTCCTCCAACGTCAAAGAGCCGTTGCGTCTGAACAAGCCGCCACCATGAACGCCAAACGACAAAGCTCTGGTGGCGTCTGGGGTTGGCTCGCTGGAACTCCTCCGCCTAAAACATGA
- the ACBP5 gene encoding acyl-CoA binding protein 5, whose product MAHMVRASSGLSYPERFYAAASYVGLDGSQSSVKQLSSKFSNDTSLLLYTLHQQATLGPCSIPKPSAWNPVEQSKWKSWQGLGTMPSIEAMRLFVKILEEADPGWYPRTSNSVLDPAVHVQINSTKAEPSFESGASFGETKTITSEDGRLTETQDKDVVLEDPDTVSVYNQWTAPRTSGQPPKARYQHGAAVIQDKMYMYGGNHNGRYLGDLHVLDLKNWTWSRVETKVVTGSQETSSPAKLTHCAGHSLIPWDNQLLSIGGHTKDPSESMPVMVFDLHCCSWSILKTYGKPPISRGGQSVTLVGKSLVIFGGQDAKRSLLNDLHILDLDTMTWEEIDAVGSPPTPRSDHAAAVHAERYLLIFGGGSHATCFDDLHVLDLQTMEWSRHTQQGDAPTPRAGHAGVTIGENWYIVGGGDNKSGASKTVVLNMSTLAWSVVTSVQEHVPLASEGLSLVVSSYNGEDIVVAFGGYNGHYNNEVNVLKPSHKSSLKSKIMGASAVPDSFSAVNNATTRDIESEIKVSQEGKVREIVMDNVNSRLKVSSRQFKRCEYQIRLDNHNASLIFLLCILDIKSSG is encoded by the exons ATGGCTCACATGGTGAGAGCGAGCTCTGGCCTTTCTTACCCGGAGAGATTCTACGCCGCCGCATCGTACGTCGGCCTCGACGGATCTCAATCGTCGGTCAAACAACTCAGCTCCAAATTCTCCAACGATACCTCTTTGCTTCTCTACACGTTGCACCAGCAG GCTACTCTAGGACCTTGTAGTATTCCAAAACCGAGTGCGTGGAATCCAGTAGAGCAAAGCAAATGGAAAAG TTGGCAGGGGCTTGGAACCATGCCCTCCATTGAGGCAATGCGTCTATTTGTGAAAATCTTGGAG GAAGCAGATCCTGGTTGGTATCCAAGGACATCTAACTCTGTTCTTGACCCTGCTGTACATGTCCAAATCAAT AGCACAAAGGCTGAGCCTAGTTTTGAGAGTGGAGCTTCATTTGGTGAGACAAAGACGATTACTTCTGAGGATGGGCGCTTGACAGAAACGCAAGATAAAGATGTAGTTTTGGAAGACCCAGATACTGTTTCTGTGTATAATCAGTGGACTGCACCACGAACATCAGGTCAGCCACCAAAAGCCCGATATCAg CATGGAGCAGCGGTTATTCAAGATAAGATGTATATGTATGGTGGAAACCACAACGGCCGTTATCTAGGTGATCTTCAT GTTCTGGATTTAAAAAACTGGACTTGGTCAAGAGTTGAAACCAAGGTTGTGACTGGATCACAGGAAACATCATCTCCAGCAAAACTAACTCACTGTGCTGGTCATTCTTTG ATACCATGGGATAACCAGCTTTTGTCTATCGGTGGTCATACAAAAGATCCTTCAGAATCCATGCCAG TGATGGTCTTTGATCTACATTGCTGTTCATGGTCAATCTTAAAGACATACGGGAAGCCACCG ATTTCGCGTGGAGGTCAGTCAGTGACCCTTGTGGGAAAAAGCTTGGTGATATTTGGTGGCCAGGATGCAAAGAGATCGCTTCTGAACGATTTGCATATACTTGATTTAGATACCATGACCTGGGAGGAAATTGATGCCGT GGGTTCTCCTCCAACTCCAAGGTCTGATCATGCTGCTGCAGTGCACGCTGAGCGTTACCTTCTAATCTTTGGTGGAGGATCACATGCAACTTGTTTTGATGATCTGCACGTCCTTGATCTGCAAACT ATGGAATGGTCAAGACATACACAACAAGGTGACGCACCAACTCCACGTGCTGGACACGCTGGTGTGACGATTGGGGAAAATTGGTATATTGTTGGTGGTGGAGATAACAAAAGCG GGGCATCTAAGACTGTTGTATTAAATATGTCAACTCTTGCATGGTCAGTTGTCACTTCAGTCCAAGAACATGTACCTCTCGCTAGTGAG GGATTGAGTTTAGTTGTGAGCTCATACAATGGAGAAGACATAGTGGTTGCTTTTGGTGGATACAACGGACATTACAACAATGAA GTGAATGTTCTTAAACCAAGCCACAAATCAAGCTTGAAATCCAAGATTATGGGAGCTTCTGCTGTGCCAGATAGTTTTTCCGCTGTTAATAACGCCACGACTAGAGATATTGAGTCTGAGATCAAGGTGAGCCAAGAAGGCAAAGTAAGGGAAATTGTCATGGATAATGTTAACTCCAGATTAAAGGTGTCTTCCCGTCAGTTTAAACGCTGTGAATATCAAATTAGACTAGATAATCACAATGcatctcttatttttctccTTTGTATTCTGGATATTAAATCCTCAGGTTGA
- the ACBP5 gene encoding acyl-CoA binding protein 5: MAHMVRASSGLSYPERFYAAASYVGLDGSQSSVKQLSSKFSNDTSLLLYTLHQQATLGPCSIPKPSAWNPVEQSKWKSWQGLGTMPSIEAMRLFVKILEEADPGWYPRTSNSVLDPAVHVQINSTKAEPSFESGASFGETKTITSEDGRLTETQDKDVVLEDPDTVSVYNQWTAPRTSGQPPKARYQHGAAVIQDKMYMYGGNHNGRYLGDLHVLDLKNWTWSRVETKVVTGSQETSSPAKLTHCAGHSLIPWDNQLLSIGGHTKDPSESMPVMVFDLHCCSWSILKTYGKPPISRGGQSVTLVGKSLVIFGGQDAKRSLLNDLHILDLDTMTWEEIDAVGSPPTPRSDHAAAVHAERYLLIFGGGSHATCFDDLHVLDLQTMEWSRHTQQGDAPTPRAGHAGVTIGENWYIVGGGDNKSGASKTVVLNMSTLAWSVVTSVQEHVPLASEGLSLVVSSYNGEDIVVAFGGYNGHYNNEVNVLKPSHKSSLKSKIMGASAVPDSFSAVNNATTRDIESEIKVSQEGKVEGKADRIITTLKSEKEEVEASLNKEKIQTLQLKEELAEIDTRNTELYKELQSVRNQLAAEQSRCFKLEVEVAELRQKLQTMETLQKELELLQRQRAVASEQAATMNAKRQSSGGVWGWLAGTPPPKT, translated from the exons ATGGCTCACATGGTGAGAGCGAGCTCTGGCCTTTCTTACCCGGAGAGATTCTACGCCGCCGCATCGTACGTCGGCCTCGACGGATCTCAATCGTCGGTCAAACAACTCAGCTCCAAATTCTCCAACGATACCTCTTTGCTTCTCTACACGTTGCACCAGCAG GCTACTCTAGGACCTTGTAGTATTCCAAAACCGAGTGCGTGGAATCCAGTAGAGCAAAGCAAATGGAAAAG TTGGCAGGGGCTTGGAACCATGCCCTCCATTGAGGCAATGCGTCTATTTGTGAAAATCTTGGAG GAAGCAGATCCTGGTTGGTATCCAAGGACATCTAACTCTGTTCTTGACCCTGCTGTACATGTCCAAATCAAT AGCACAAAGGCTGAGCCTAGTTTTGAGAGTGGAGCTTCATTTGGTGAGACAAAGACGATTACTTCTGAGGATGGGCGCTTGACAGAAACGCAAGATAAAGATGTAGTTTTGGAAGACCCAGATACTGTTTCTGTGTATAATCAGTGGACTGCACCACGAACATCAGGTCAGCCACCAAAAGCCCGATATCAg CATGGAGCAGCGGTTATTCAAGATAAGATGTATATGTATGGTGGAAACCACAACGGCCGTTATCTAGGTGATCTTCAT GTTCTGGATTTAAAAAACTGGACTTGGTCAAGAGTTGAAACCAAGGTTGTGACTGGATCACAGGAAACATCATCTCCAGCAAAACTAACTCACTGTGCTGGTCATTCTTTG ATACCATGGGATAACCAGCTTTTGTCTATCGGTGGTCATACAAAAGATCCTTCAGAATCCATGCCAG TGATGGTCTTTGATCTACATTGCTGTTCATGGTCAATCTTAAAGACATACGGGAAGCCACCG ATTTCGCGTGGAGGTCAGTCAGTGACCCTTGTGGGAAAAAGCTTGGTGATATTTGGTGGCCAGGATGCAAAGAGATCGCTTCTGAACGATTTGCATATACTTGATTTAGATACCATGACCTGGGAGGAAATTGATGCCGT GGGTTCTCCTCCAACTCCAAGGTCTGATCATGCTGCTGCAGTGCACGCTGAGCGTTACCTTCTAATCTTTGGTGGAGGATCACATGCAACTTGTTTTGATGATCTGCACGTCCTTGATCTGCAAACT ATGGAATGGTCAAGACATACACAACAAGGTGACGCACCAACTCCACGTGCTGGACACGCTGGTGTGACGATTGGGGAAAATTGGTATATTGTTGGTGGTGGAGATAACAAAAGCG GGGCATCTAAGACTGTTGTATTAAATATGTCAACTCTTGCATGGTCAGTTGTCACTTCAGTCCAAGAACATGTACCTCTCGCTAGTGAG GGATTGAGTTTAGTTGTGAGCTCATACAATGGAGAAGACATAGTGGTTGCTTTTGGTGGATACAACGGACATTACAACAATGAA GTGAATGTTCTTAAACCAAGCCACAAATCAAGCTTGAAATCCAAGATTATGGGAGCTTCTGCTGTGCCAGATAGTTTTTCCGCTGTTAATAACGCCACGACTAGAGATATTGAGTCTGAGATCAAGGTGAGCCAAGAAGGCAAA GTTGAAGGAAAAGCCGACCGCATTATCACAACCCTTAAAtccgaaaaagaagaagtggagGCATCACTCAACAAGGAAAAGATACAAACTCTCCAACTAAAGGAAGAGTTAGCAGAGATAGACACACGAAATACAGAGTTATACAAG GAACTTCAATCTGTGCGGAACCAACTTGCAGCGGAACAATCAAGGTGTTTCAAACTAGAG GTTGAAGTTGCAGAGCTAAGACAAAAGCTTCAGACAATGGAAACACTTCAAAAGGAACTCGAACTCCTCCAACGTCAAAGAGCCGTTGCGTCTGAACAAGCCGCCACCATGAACGCCAAACGACAAAGCTCTGGTGGCGTCTGGGGTTGGCTCGCTGGAACTCCTCCGCCTAAAACATGA